The genomic region GGTGGTAATGGTGGGCGGTCAGGTAGAACTGCTCAGTGTATTCGCGGACCATGCGGTGCGTATTGAAGTACCCTGCCAGACTCTTGATGGAGGCTTTCATCATGCGGATCCAGCCTCGGGGGAGACCGATCTTGTCCCGTTCGTAGAAGAGCGGCACGATCTCATTTTCCAGGAGCTCGTACAGAAGCTGGCTTTCCACGTAGTCCTGCACCGCCGGATCGGCGTACACTTCGCCGGAACCGATCGCCCACCCCACCTCGGGGCGGTACGCCTCATCCCACCAGCCATCCAGAATGCTGACATTGATGGCTCCATTGGCTGCAGCTTTCATCCCGCTTGTGCCGCTTGCCTCCAGGGGGCGGCGGGGGTTATTCAGCCAGACGTCTACGCCCTGGACCATGTAGCGAGCCACCGCCAGGTCGTAGTCCTCCAGGAACACGATATGGCGGCGGAGCGCAGGGTCGCGCGCGAAATGGACGATCTTCCGGATCAGCTCCTTGCCTTCCGTATCCTGGGGGTGGGCCTTGCCGGCGAAGATGATTTGCACAGGGCGGTCGGGGTTGGTCAGGATACGCCGCAGCCGCTCCGGGTCCTTGAGGATCAGATCTGCGCGCTTGTAGGCGGCAAAGCGGCGGGCAAAGCCGATGGTCAGGGCGTGCGGATCCAGGACTTCCTCTGCCGCCTGGATGCTCTGCAGGCTGGCCCCTTGCCGGCGGTAGAACTCACGCAGCCTCTTGCGCGCGAAGGCGATCAGGCGCTCCTTCCGGATCTCGTGCACCCGCCACAACTCGCCGTCGGGGATGAGGTCCACCCGCTCCCAAACTTTCTGGTCCGCCGGCTCCTCGACAAACTTGGGGCCGAGGTAGCGGTCGTATAGCTCGGCCATGTCGTGGCTGATCCACGTCCGCGTGTGAATGCCGTTGGTAATGTGGCGAATGGGAATCTCGGGCTCGGGCAGGCCCGGCCACAACTTCCGCCACATATTGCGAGAGACAGCTCCGTGGAGCCGACTCACCCCGTTGCAGAAGGCGGACAGCTTCAAGGCCAGGACGGTCAAACAGAAGGTGGGGGACACGCCCGGTTCCTCCTGCCCCAGCGCCAGAAGCTCTGGCCACGAAATCCCCAGCTCTTTGGCCATAGGCTCAAGGTACTTGCGCACCAGATTGGGGTCGAAGTGCTCGTTGCCCGCCGGAACAGGAGTATGGGTGGTGAACACGTTGGTGGCCCACACCAGCTCGCGCGCCTGATCAAACGTGAGGTGGAACTGTTGCATCAGACTCCGGATCCTCTCGAGGGCGAGTAAGGCAGAGTGCCCCTCGTTCATATGGTAGACCGTTGGCCGCAGCCCCAGGGTCTCGAGGGCGCGCACACCGCCGATTCCCAGGACAATCTCCTGGCGGATCCGCATGTCGCGGTCCCCCCCGTAAAGTTGCCCCGTGATCCCGCGGTGCTGCGGCGGATTCTCCGGCAGGTTCGTGTCGAGGAGGTACAGGGGGGTTCTGCCGACCTGAACTCTCCAGATCTGCGCCCAGACAGGCTCCCCCGCCAGATCCACGCTGACCTTAAGGGGCTGACCATCCTTGTCCTTCTCCAGGGTGACGGGCATCCGGTACCAGTCGTTGTCCGGGTAATACTCCTGCTGCCAGCCATCCAGGTTGAGCCGCTGCTGGAAGTACCCCTTCTGGTAGAGAAGCCCTACGCCGACCAGCGGCACACCGAGGTCGCTTGCCGATTTCAGATGGTCGCCGGACAAGATACCCAGGCCGCCGGAATAGATGGGCAACCCCTCGTCCAGACCGTATTCCATCGAAAAGTATGCGACGAGGAAATCCTCCTCGTGCGCGTAGCTCTCCTGAAACCAGGTGGTGCGCGCCAGGTACTTGCTGAACTCCTCGTAGACCCGCTCCAGTTCGGCCACAAAGCTGTCGTCTTCGGCAGCGGCCGCAAGAACCTCCGGGCGCACCATCCCCAACATGGCTACAGGGTTATGGTAGGCCTTCTCCCACGTCTCCGGGTCGAGGCGCAGGAACAGGCGGACGGCCTCCCAGTTCCACGAGAACCACAGATTGCGGGCCAGAAACTCCAGCGGTCGCAAAAGCTCTGGTAGACGCGGGAAAACGTGAAGCTCGTGCACCTTCATCCCGTATCGCTCCCCAGGCTGTCCAGGCAACGCTCACTTCCTTACGCCAGGCAAACGAAACGGCGGGATCAAGGGTTCCCGCCTCCAAAGATCGTGCAGCGCCGAGAGTCCGTGCGGGTACTCTCAGCGGCCAAATAGCCGGCGGATCTTCCCTCGCAGTTTGCTCTGCGATGGGACCCGCTCCCCTTCCAGTTTTTGCCGCAGCTCCTGAATCACAGCCTCGTCAAACAGGTCGCTGCCGTCCTCGGTGAGGTCCGACTCCGCTTGCAGACGCTCGCCCAACTGCCGGAGGGCTTGCCGACCTTCTTCCCCCTCCGCCAGAAATGAGCGCAGCGTTTGGGCAACTTGCTGAATCAGGGACCTAGATGCCTCTGCCAGGGGGCTTCCGACCCGGACGCTGGTGCGGAGATACTGGATTGTGTCCGAGCAGAAATGGGCCACCAAAGGATCCTGGATGCCCTCCGCGGCTTCCCTCAGGCTCTCCAGAGCCACCAAGGCATTGTCCAGCTCAGCCATAGTCGGGACCCGGGCCGTGGCCGCCAGGTGTTCCAATGCGGAGACCGTCTCGCGCACGGACTCGGCCAGGATGTCTGAGAACAGATAGTTGAGATCTTCCTCAACGGCGGCCTGCTCGGAGGAGGGTGCTTGGCAGGAGGCCGGCGGCTCAATATCCACCAGTTCCTCCCCCTCGTCCTCTGCCATCCATTCGAGGAGCGCCCTGGCCTCACGGATATCGAATGGGGACTCTTCGGCCGCCCATATGTCTTCGTCGGCGGCACACTCCTCGCCCACCTCTCCAGCCTCCAGCTTGGGAAACTCGCCCACTCCTTTGTGGACTTCAACGGCGTCCGCGCCGGCCTCCCCTTCTTCCGGCTCGGCTCCGGTCCGCTCTGCGACCGCCCCTGCTTCCGCACCGAATGTTGCAGCCGGTTCTTCCACGTCCCTTTCCGGAGCGCGCGACGTGGCCAGTCCCGCGGTGCTGTCCACAAGGATGCGCTCGTTGAGCTCCCCGGAGAACTCCAGGATTTTCTGGATAGCCTCCAGTGCCAGTGCGATCCTGGTCTTCAGACGCTCCGGGAGCTCAGGTTGCGTACGGGCGTCCACAGCGCCCAGGGCGGCGGCCACGTTGTGGGCGATCGTCTCGATCCCTTCGTACCCGTGGACGGTCGCAAGATCCTCGATCGCCAGCGCTGCTTTCTTCATGCTCGCCAGCCGTTCAGAAAACGGCTTTCCCCCGTCGACCATGTTCCGGACGATCTCGCCCAGATTGGCAAAGACCTCCCTGATGAAGTGCACCTTGAGCTCTTGATCCGGGTCTTTCGAGGCCAGCTCGATCAAGCGCCGAACCTGTTCGGGGTCCACAAACGGGATGTCGAAAGAGGCCAACGGTTCCCTTCCGCCCTTGTACGCCATACTCTTTCACCTCGCCTGCTGAGCGGAGAGATCAGCCGATCTGCTACCCGGCGGGGTGCGACCGCGGGTTGCGAGGCGGAGCTGTCTCTCGCTCGTTCCTGGCCACCTTTCTGAACCGACCTGGCTTCGTCACCACCGCGCCGTGTAAGCGACAGCTCAGCCGCCCTGTGGAGAGGGCCGGTCGAAGAGCTGCTTAATGTAACGGACGGCGTCCTCCTCATTGCTGAAATCCGGTGGGGACGGCAGCTCCTCCCTCTTTTCCCTGGGGCTTCCGTCCTTGGCCGGATCCGCTTGCGCTCCGGCCTGTTGAACCATTTCTAAGAGGCTCTCCATCTTGCGCGCGAGGATCCTCACCTGGCGCATAGCCCCCCTTTCTCCAGCCACGGCAGCCGTCACTGCCTCCGGAAGGTCCTGGAACAAACGCACAAGCCCGCGTGAGAAGGCATAGCGACCCTGAAGGGCGGCATCCAGCGCCTCGGCCGTGAGGGCGAACAAGCGCGCAATTTCCGCCTGCTCAAAAAGCTCCGCGGTGTTCTTGAGGTTCAGGCATACAGTCCGGAGGCTGCGGAGCACGGAGGCTTCGTTGACGCCGATGTCCAGTTTGGCCGCCATCTGCCGGAGAAGCTCAACGTCCGCGCGACATTCGTCGGCAAAGATTTCGTCAAATACCCGAACCGCTTTGTGCTCTTGGTCTTCCTCGGGTTCCTCCTCCGGCAGCTCCTCATCAAGGAGGGGCTCCCGCATATCGAAATTGGCCAAAGCGGTGATTTCCACCTCCTTGAGCGCCTGCTCGACCTCCTCTGGGGATCTTCCTTGGTGGCGCAGGCCGGTGGCGATCACCATCACGCGGAGGGTTTCGCCGAGGGACTCATCCACCCGTGCGCCCCAGATGATGTGCGCGTTGGGGTCAAGCCGGTCGGCCACGGCGCGCATGACCTGCTTGGCCTCCTTGAGGGTCATGTCCGGCCCCCCGGTCACATTGACCAGGGCGCTGGTAGCTCCCGTAATGTCCACATCCAGCAGGGGATTGCGCAGGGCTCGCTCCACGGCTTCCGCGGCGCGGTTTGGCCCGCTCCCCTCGCCCAGGCCGATCATGGCCGTGCCTCCCTGGCGCATGACCGTCCGGATGTCGGCAAAGTCCAAATTGACCAGTCCCTTTTGCGTGACGAGCTCGGTGATCCCCCGCACAGCGTTCATGAGGATCTCGTCGGCTACCCGGAAGGCGGCGTTCAGAGGCAAGTCGGGCACGATATCCAGCAGTCGGTCATTTTGGATCACGATCACGGTGTCGGCATTCTTCTTGAGCTTTTCCAGGCCGCGACGGGCGTTTTCCCACCGCACCACGCCTTCTTCCGTGAAGGGCAGGGTGACCACGGCAATGGTGAGCGCGTTGCAGGAGCGGGCAACGTCGGCGATAATCGGTGCGGAACCGGTGCCGGTCCCTCCCCCAAGGCCGCAGGTGACGAAGACCATGTCGCTTCCTTCGAGGGCGCGGCGCAGCTCTTCGACGGACTCCCGCGCCGCCTCTTCCCCGATGCGGGGATCGCTTCCGGCTCCCAGTCCCCCTGTGAGCTTGCGACCGATGAGAATCTTGTGGTCAGCGCGGGCGGCCAGGAGATCCTGGGCATCGGTGTTCACCGCGATGGTCTCAAGCCCGCGCACCCCAACTTCGCTCAGTCGCGACAGGGTGTTGTTCCCTGCCCCGCCCGTGCCGATCACACGGATACGCGTCTGACACTGACTCAGGATGCGCTGTAGCTCGTTGTCCTGCACCTCCCGGGCATCGGCATTAGCGGATGCCGACACACGGCCCCCAGGCCTCGACGACCCCGCCTGAAGCGCCTCCTGCACGATCCTATCCATTCCTTGCCTCCGGGATCCTGCTGCTTTGCCGACCGCCCGGCAGCAGCCTGCCCTTCAATCTTCCCTCCCGTCGCTTCCGCGCAGACGGAAAGCAGACCGCATCCCCGTCTCTGGCCCCCTCGTTTCGCCGGGGTTCATCCCAGCTTCCGTTTCACCTCGGTGAGCGGGACGAACTGCGGGCCACTGCGCCAACTCCGAGACCACCGCGTGAAGCTCGCCATCCAGGGTTTGTGTCGGTCCGGCGGCGAGGATCCGCCGGGCTGTCTCAGCGGCGCGAATAAAGAAATCGTCGACAGGCCTCTTCTGGTGCAGGGCCCGATCTGCGGCGGAGGCCAGGGTTGAGGCCAGCGGCCACAAACGCTCATCGCGGAGCTTCTGCAAGAGAGCCTTCAAGGATCGCGCTGCCAATCCAATGTCTTCAAGGGCTGAAGCAGCTCCTCGATCGGCGCGCAGTACAGCCAGTGCTCCTTCCAGGACGCCGAGGTAGAGGGAGGCGTCCCCTTGAAAATCCCCGTAGGGCGCCGGGACGGGAGGCTTGCTGGCCTCTTCGGACCAGTGGGGGGCTTTGCTAACCGTGGGTTGCCAGGCGGTAGCCTCCGGCTCGTTCTCCGGCTCGGGCCCTCGCCGGACTTTCCAGGAGTGGGAGCGCACCTCCTGGATCAGGGCGCGGAGCTCTTCGTCGTCCTCTCCCGGCAATTTGAAGGGGGGCTCCCCTTCCCGATCCCCCTTTGCCCACTGCCCGATTACGTCGGTGTCGAGCTCTCCGGTGGCTTCCGTCTCCGGGGGTGCGTCCTCCTCTCCACTCTCGAGCTCGAGGAAATCTTCGATGCCCACGAAGCCGGTGAAGTCCACCTCCAGTTCGTCGTGTGGGGTGGCCTCCTCTTGCCCGATGGCCCCTCCTTGCCAAGAGGGAAGAGGTGCGGAAGGTTCCTCCTGCGTCGGCCGTCCTGACCCTGCCGGTTCTCCCAACGGACGATCCTCCCCGGGGAAGACAGGGGCGGCCGGCTCGGGGGGGATCCTTTCCGGGGGTACTTGGCCGTTCAGGGCGTCCTGGAGCTCGCTGGCCAGCAGACGCAGCTCCCCGTTTCGCTGATTCGCGGCCGGCAGGTGAATGACCACCTCCTGAACCCGTTCAGCCAGCTCCAGGGCGTAGCTTCTCGGCACCTGCCCCAGGCTGGCCCTGCGCAGCAACTCCGCCGCCTTGAAGCAGAGAACCTCAATTTCTTCGTCGCCGTGGATCATCGCCGCCTCGCGCACCGCAGCGAACGCAGCCCGAAGGCCTTCCAACCGACGCGACAGCGCCCGTCGGCCTCCTTTGCGAAGCGCAGCGAACTGCTCCTCCACGATCCGGTGAAAGTGAGCCTCCAGAAAATCCGTCTCCTCAAAGTGCTTTCCCCCCTCCGCCAGGACGAGGTCAGGATGGGTTTCCGGGGGCTGCTCTTCCCGAATACCGAGGTATTCGCTCAGAATGTTCTTCCCCTGCGGGGTTCGGAGCGCGGAGAGCAAAGCGCGCAGGAAATGGGTCGCCAGTCCCTCGATGGCTGCCTTCAGCTCGTCGGCAGCCATGGCTCTGGACTTGAAAAGCTGGATATGGCGATCCAGCACGTTGGTGTAGTCCCGAAACTCTGGAATTGCGGCCAGACCTTCCAGTTCGAGGCGGGGATCCTCCGCTCCCTGCAAGCGCTCCAGCAGAGCAGCCACCAGTGCGTACTGTTCCTCGCTCCCCGGGCTGTCGAGGGGCAGCTCCTCCCGCAGGCGTTCACTCAGACAGAGGAAGAAGTAGCTGCGCGCATTGAAGAAGCGACGTATGAGCTCTTTCTCGAACTCCACTGCCGTTTCCCGCCTTGTGACATTTTCCTGTAGGGTCGCCATGCCCGGTTGCCAAGGGTTACATCAGGTTCGCCTCGCTCTCGAAACGCTTGAGGAGCTCGAGCACCGAAGGGATGTAGTTGCGGGTCTCCTCCCGAAGTACCCGGTAGTCGCGATTACAGGCCAGCCACAGGATGGCGCGCCTTTCCCCGGAATTGTAGGCGGCCAGGCCCCCCTCGATTCCGTAGAGCTCGATCAGTGTGGAGAGGTAGCGACAACCCAAGCGGATGCTGGTGAGGGGATCGAAAAGTACTTCCTCGGGATAGGTCCAGGGAACGCCCTCCATGTACGCCAGGAGTAGACCGGTGCTCGGCATGATCTGCATCAGCCCGAGGGCTCCGGCCGGGGAAACGGCCTCGGGTCTCCACAAGCTCTCCTGGGTTATGGTCGCGCAGATCAGATCAACGCTGAGGTTGTCGTACTTCATGCTCATTTCGTAGATCGTGGCGGCGATCTTTTGTTTGGTCGCCTGGGGCAGGGATGGATTGTAGCGATCGATGATCCCCACGACACGGCGAATGGCGCGCTGCCGGGCGCTGTCGGCACTCACGAAAGCGCGAAACGCGGCCACGGAACTGTGCAGTTCGGCAATCCGGCTGTCCGGATACGCAGAAGCTCGCCGTCCACGATAGGAGAAGCTGAAGCCGAGCACGGGCGTGATGACGGTCAATGCCAATAGCAGAGCGATGCGGATCCGATCCTCCCTCCTGGACCTGTGGGCATCCTGCCTCCTCATGGATATCCTCCCCAGCTTTGGCTGCCAGCTTAAGCCTGCCTGATCCTCAGGCTACCTTGCTCTCCACTTCCGCCGCTTCCGATGTCTCGGCCACCTCGCTGAACTGTCCTGTAGAACCGTACAGCAGTTCTTTGGCAAGCCGGGTGTAGGCGGCCACTCCCTTGGCGGTCCGGTCGAAGAGAAGGGCCGGCTTGCCGTAATAAGGGACCTCGGCCAAGCGCACGTTCCGGGGGATCACCGTGTCGAGGACGAGGTCCTGGAGCGTGTAGCGCACCTTTTCCATCACCCGCCGGGCGAGGTTGCTGCGGAGGTCGACCATGGTAAGGAGAAAGCCACGGTAACGAAGGCTCGGATTATGCTGGGCCTTCACCGAACGAATCACCTTGATGAAGCGGCCGAGGGCTTTCAGGGCGTAATACTCGCACTGGACCGGAACGAGGACCGAATCGGCGGCAATGAGGGCATTGAAGGTCAGGTTGCCGAGGTTCGGCGGGCAATCGATCAGGATGAAGTCGTATTCGTTGCGCACAGGCTGTAGGGCCTGGCGCAGCTTGGATTCCGCCGCCGCTCCCATCAGGTTTCTCTTTTCCTCCTCGTCCGACCACACGTTGGAGGGTACAATGTCCAGGCCCTCGATCTCCGTCTTGTGGATCGCCTGGCGGATGGGTAGGTCTTGCGTGAAAACCTCGAGGATTCCTGCGTGGATGTCGTAGCGCCCCATCCCGAAGCTGGTGGCAATGCTTCCCTGGGGATCGACATCCACGATCAGGACGCGCTTTCCCAGCTCCGCCAGACTGGCCGCAAGATTCACCACGGTCGTCGTCTTCCCGACGCCTCCCTTCTGGCTGGCAACCGCAATGACCTCACCCATAGGTCTACTCCGCTTCTGTCGCGTTCTCCCAAATCCCTCCGTACAGGCAGGTGCTACGGTTCACTCCCTCCTAACCAGCGAGCGGGATACGATTTCGGCCTCGTGATTACGAACCTGCACCTGCGGGCTCACGATTGGCCTCCTCGCAGAGCACGCCCGCGTCGCCTTGCAACCCACATGCCACCGGACAGAAGGCAACCGCTCAAGCTTTTCATCGGCCTCCAGCACAGGTACTTTACTCCCGGAAGGGGAAACGACAGGAATAAGCCCCCGCGCGAGCCGTGCAGGGAGTCTGCAAGCCGTCCAGTGTGCCGTCCCGCGTGGGAGAAGTCGGGGGAGTGCCCAACGCGCCTGACCGTGCGGTTTTCTCGGGAAGGAAACAACTCGCCCTGGTCAAGATCTGACCAGCTGACGGGAAAAATTGACTCGGTGGGTGAAAGCCCCTGGATGGAGCGGTACGGATCTTTCTTGACGCACGGGCGGGATTTACTTATATTCGCGCCAACCTCAGAAGAAAACCGGCGTGGCTGCTTGAAAATCCGAAATCTAAGGGGAGCAGGGAGCTCGAGCCTGTCCTGTACCGCGGGCCCCAAAGTACGCCGGGATGACCCTTGCGCGCGGGGTCTTGGCAGGCAGCGGCGCGGCATTCGCCCACCCCTGTACCCGCAAACGGGCTAGCCCGATGGGCCTCGGTCTCGTCGACACGGTAACGGTGATCCTCTACCTGGTGGGGATGCTCCTGCTGGGCGGTTTCTTCCGCAGGTACGTGCACAGCTCCAGGGATTACTTCCTCGCCGGCCGCGCTCTCCCCTTCTGGGCGATCGGGATGTCCCTTGTCGTCACGGACATCGGTGCCGTGGACTTCGTCGGCGTGGCCGGACAGGCCTATCGGTTCGGCATCGCCGTGGCCAACTTCGACTGGTTGGGGACGATCCCCGGAATGCTCATCGCCGCCTTTGTCTTCGTCCCCTACTACTGGCGTGCCGGTGTGTACACGATTCCCGAGTTCCTGGAGCGCCGGTACAACGTAACGGTGCGTACCGTCGAGGCGGGAATTTGGGTGCTCTTCATCGCCTTCGACCTGGGCATTCTGTTCTGGGCCTCTGCCCTTCTCCTGAATACCCTGATGGGTTGGCCCATCGCATTTTCGATCCTGATTACCGCCTTCGTGGTCGGCGTCTACACCATCTCCGGCGGCCTGTCGGCCGTGGTGATGACCGACGTCGTGCAGCTGGTGATCATGTACGTGGGCGGCTTTGCGGTGATCGCTCTGGGGCTACACGAGGTGGGTGGCTGGACCGGACTGGTAGAGAAAATCCACAGCTTGGGAGCCGCCTACGATCGCCACTTCCAGATGTTTCTGCCCGCCGACGCCAATACCCCCTATCCGTGGACCGGCATCCTCTTCGGCCTCACGTTCGTGCTCGCCAATGCCTACTGGATTGGCAACCAGACGATCGTACAGCGGGCGCTCGGGGCCCAGGATGAATGGCACGCCAAAGCCGGCATGGTCCTCGGCTCGCTCTTGAAGCTGTTCATCCCGGTCCTGGTGGTCACCCCGGGCCTCATTGCTTTAGCCCTTTTCCCCGAAATCGGCGACGGAGACAAGGCCTTCCCCGTGCTCATTCACAGACTCCTTCCTCCGGGCCTGACGGGCCTGGTCTTCGCCGGATTCCTGGCCGCTTTGATGAGCAGCGTCGATTCGGCTCTGAATGCAGCGGCCACGTTGTTCACCAAGGACGTTTACCAACGCTTCCTCGTCCGCAAGGCGGACGACCGGCACTACCTGCGCGTGGGACGGCTCACCACCCTGGCGCTTCTTGTCATTGGGGTCGCGTCGGCGCCGCTAAGCCAGCGCTTCCCGGGAATGTACGTGTACGTCCAGACTCTCCTGTCCTTTATCCAAGGACCAACCCTGGCCATCCTGCTCCTGGGGATGTTCTGGAAGCGCGCCACCTCTGCCGGAGGAACCGCAGGACTGCTGGTCGGCATCGCGACTTCAGGGCTCCTGTTCTGGTTCCGCTCCCGGCTCTTCACGATCTCGGACCCGTTCCTGTACATTTCGTGGTGGTCGTTCCTCGCTTCGGCGATCGTGACCACGGCCGTGAGCTTGTTCACCGAAGGGCTCCCCCAGGAGAGGCTCCGCGGACTGGTCTTCCACCTCATCGAGGAGGACGAGGAGGCGCAGGCTGTACTCCGCCGGAGAGTAACGGGCGCGTAGGCATGCTCAATTTCGACTGGTCGGCCGCTGTACCGCTGGGCTGGGTCAAGATTATCGTCATGGCCCTCTTCGCACTGGTCGTGGTGTGGGTGTGGTCTCTACCCTCCAGCTACCTGTACCGGGGTGCTCCGGATCGGAGGGCCTGGCGTAACCTCAAGCTGTGGGCCACCTTCGTAGTGGCCTTCCAGGCATTCCTGTACTGGGTATTCGGGTGATCCCAGGACGGTCGACACGCGGATCCGCACCCATCGGCGCCACGGGCGCCATCGGCCTGTTTCTGGCTGTATTCGGTGTTTGGCTCCTGGTAGCGGTCGCGTTCACGACCACCCCTGTGGGCCGATGGACGAATCTGGCTGCAGCCCTGCTCATTGGGGGGAGCGGTGCAGTAGCTCTGGCCATCGACCGAAGGGCGAGGAGGGCACAGTCAATGGACCACTCTTCGGGTCAAACGAACGACAACGAGCTGGGGAAGGGTCCACGAACAGACCGAGCACGCAGGCGTTGAACTCTACGGATGTCCACATGGGAGTTAGGCGATGGAAGAGCGGAACCCTGGCGCGTGGTTGAAGGAGCGAGCTGTCGCGTGGTTGGAGAAGGGCCTTGTAGGTCCTCGGCACGTGCGAAGAATTCTGGCCGCTGAAGGTCTGGGCGAACTTCCCTCCCTGCCGCGCCGTTTTGGCGCTCGGGCGACGGCGATGGGGGCTGTGGGGCTTGTCCTGCTGGCGGCGGGTCTCTGGCACAGCTACTCCTCGGGGCGCTCCGTCGTGGCCTGGCAGCCGCGTCTGATCATCTCCCTGCTTGTGATGGCCGCTTCCTACGGCAGCTTCCTCGGCGGCCGGCTTCGCCGGGCGGGAGCCGTCGCGTCCGAGGTGACCCTGGCGGTAGGACTTCTCGCCTTTGGGCTCGCCACGGCAGCCGTGGCCGAGGGCGCAGGGCTGGTCGCAGGGAGCAGATGGGCCTTTCTTCTGACTGGCCTTCTGGGGCTAGCACTCAGCTGGCTGAGTCACTCGGGACTCATCCTCCTTCTCTCTACCCTTTCCCTTGGCGCGTGGATGGTTCACCTCGGCGTGTACCAGCAGAGCCTCAACCTCTGGTTCCCAGTGATTCTGCTGGGGGGTGTGCTGCCTCTCAGTCTTTGG from candidate division KSB1 bacterium harbors:
- a CDS encoding ParA family protein, with product MGEVIAVASQKGGVGKTTTVVNLAASLAELGKRVLIVDVDPQGSIATSFGMGRYDIHAGILEVFTQDLPIRQAIHKTEIEGLDIVPSNVWSDEEEKRNLMGAAAESKLRQALQPVRNEYDFILIDCPPNLGNLTFNALIAADSVLVPVQCEYYALKALGRFIKVIRSVKAQHNPSLRYRGFLLTMVDLRSNLARRVMEKVRYTLQDLVLDTVIPRNVRLAEVPYYGKPALLFDRTAKGVAAYTRLAKELLYGSTGQFSEVAETSEAAEVESKVA
- a CDS encoding lytic transglycosylase domain-containing protein, which gives rise to MRRQDAHRSRREDRIRIALLLALTVITPVLGFSFSYRGRRASAYPDSRIAELHSSVAAFRAFVSADSARQRAIRRVVGIIDRYNPSLPQATKQKIAATIYEMSMKYDNLSVDLICATITQESLWRPEAVSPAGALGLMQIMPSTGLLLAYMEGVPWTYPEEVLFDPLTSIRLGCRYLSTLIELYGIEGGLAAYNSGERRAILWLACNRDYRVLREETRNYIPSVLELLKRFESEANLM
- the glgP gene encoding alpha-glucan family phosphorylase; the encoded protein is MKVHELHVFPRLPELLRPLEFLARNLWFSWNWEAVRLFLRLDPETWEKAYHNPVAMLGMVRPEVLAAAAEDDSFVAELERVYEEFSKYLARTTWFQESYAHEEDFLVAYFSMEYGLDEGLPIYSGGLGILSGDHLKSASDLGVPLVGVGLLYQKGYFQQRLNLDGWQQEYYPDNDWYRMPVTLEKDKDGQPLKVSVDLAGEPVWAQIWRVQVGRTPLYLLDTNLPENPPQHRGITGQLYGGDRDMRIRQEIVLGIGGVRALETLGLRPTVYHMNEGHSALLALERIRSLMQQFHLTFDQARELVWATNVFTTHTPVPAGNEHFDPNLVRKYLEPMAKELGISWPELLALGQEEPGVSPTFCLTVLALKLSAFCNGVSRLHGAVSRNMWRKLWPGLPEPEIPIRHITNGIHTRTWISHDMAELYDRYLGPKFVEEPADQKVWERVDLIPDGELWRVHEIRKERLIAFARKRLREFYRRQGASLQSIQAAEEVLDPHALTIGFARRFAAYKRADLILKDPERLRRILTNPDRPVQIIFAGKAHPQDTEGKELIRKIVHFARDPALRRHIVFLEDYDLAVARYMVQGVDVWLNNPRRPLEASGTSGMKAAANGAINVSILDGWWDEAYRPEVGWAIGSGEVYADPAVQDYVESQLLYELLENEIVPLFYERDKIGLPRGWIRMMKASIKSLAGYFNTHRMVREYTEQFYLTAHHYH
- a CDS encoding sodium/solute symporter (Members of the Solute:Sodium Symporter (SSS), TC 2.A.21 as described in tcdb.org, catalyze solute:Na+ symport. Known solutes for members of the family include sugars, amino acids, nucleosides, inositols, vitamins, urea or anions, depending on the system.), with the protein product MTLARGVLAGSGAAFAHPCTRKRASPMGLGLVDTVTVILYLVGMLLLGGFFRRYVHSSRDYFLAGRALPFWAIGMSLVVTDIGAVDFVGVAGQAYRFGIAVANFDWLGTIPGMLIAAFVFVPYYWRAGVYTIPEFLERRYNVTVRTVEAGIWVLFIAFDLGILFWASALLLNTLMGWPIAFSILITAFVVGVYTISGGLSAVVMTDVVQLVIMYVGGFAVIALGLHEVGGWTGLVEKIHSLGAAYDRHFQMFLPADANTPYPWTGILFGLTFVLANAYWIGNQTIVQRALGAQDEWHAKAGMVLGSLLKLFIPVLVVTPGLIALALFPEIGDGDKAFPVLIHRLLPPGLTGLVFAGFLAALMSSVDSALNAAATLFTKDVYQRFLVRKADDRHYLRVGRLTTLALLVIGVASAPLSQRFPGMYVYVQTLLSFIQGPTLAILLLGMFWKRATSAGGTAGLLVGIATSGLLFWFRSRLFTISDPFLYISWWSFLASAIVTTAVSLFTEGLPQERLRGLVFHLIEEDEEAQAVLRRRVTGA